Genomic segment of Rhodococcus rhodochrous:
CTCGACCTGTGGTCGGCGTTCGGGGTCGACATCGACCTGCTGCAGGAATGCCGGCGCACCGGCGCCGTGGATCCGAGGGTCCGGCGGGCGCTCGCCCACGCGGTCGCACTGACCCGCGCCGAATATCGCAAGGCCGAACCCGGACTGGCGGTACTCCCCGACCGGATCCGGCCCGGTATCCGCGCGGCCTTCACGCTCTACGGGCGGATCCTCGACGAGGTCGAACGCAGTGGGTTCCGAGTGCTCGACCGGCGCGCGACGGTACCGCGCCGCACCCGCGCCGCGGTGATGCTCACCGAGTACGTCACCGGTTCACTGCTCCGGCAGCGCTGAGTTGCCCGCCGCGGATCAGGCCGAGTTGCCCGCCGCGGATCAGAAGGCGAGTGCCTGTGCCCGCCGCATGACCTCGCGCGCGGACTGCGTGTGCATCGCGGCGACGGGGCTTCCACCGGGAAGAGAATCGTCCTCGGCGAAGAGCCACTGCAGGATCTCGTCGTCCTCGTAACCGCCGTCGTGCAGCACCGCGATCAGGCCGGGAAGACCCTTGAGAACGTTCCCCTCGTCGTCGAGGAAGGCCTCGGGCAGGACCGGCACGCGGTCGCGCTTGAACGCCAGCAACTGCCGGTCGCGCACCATCTGGTGCACGCGGGAGGTGGCGACGCCGAGGCTCTTGGCCACATCGACGAGCTGCACCACGGGCACGGAGCGGTCG
This window contains:
- a CDS encoding Rv2175c family DNA-binding protein; its protein translation is MSAIPYCDDVLDRSVPVVQLVDVAKSLGVATSRVHQMVRDRQLLAFKRDRVPVLPEAFLDDEGNVLKGLPGLIAVLHDGGYEDDEILQWLFAEDDSLPGGSPVAAMHTQSAREVMRRAQALAF